A stretch of the Vulcanisaeta souniana JCM 11219 genome encodes the following:
- a CDS encoding 6-hydroxymethylpterin diphosphokinase MptE-like protein, whose translation MVNRGSSMRSGIVLDPMEWLLVRSYYTALLPQLNFDGDYLAAELAPSFCNYDGDLREFKWDVVNIVMPPIEVKPSDYGLLIAVEGYSVKLLHDWGLSPDIVVTDFDFKPEEIINCDCLVLGHAHGDNISYYPKYASRVRKLLPTVQVWPRGCSLLIPGFTDGDRAVYLAYYMGAREIRIYGFNSSRVVKRNDEIKRVKLKIAEALINRVLQKARGNTVIKLL comes from the coding sequence GTGGTTAATCGAGGAAGCTCTATGCGCAGTGGTATTGTTCTTGATCCAATGGAGTGGTTACTAGTTAGGAGTTATTATACGGCATTACTTCCTCAATTAAACTTTGATGGTGATTATCTGGCGGCTGAATTGGCACCTAGTTTCTGTAATTATGATGGTGATTTAAGGGAGTTTAAGTGGGATGTTGTTAATATTGTGATGCCACCAATCGAGGTAAAGCCCAGTGATTATGGTTTATTAATCGCTGTTGAAGGTTACTCCGTTAAGTTACTTCATGATTGGGGGTTAAGTCCTGACATTGTTGTTACGGACTTTGACTTTAAACCTGAGGAGATAATTAATTGTGATTGTCTAGTGCTTGGTCATGCGCATGGTGATAATATTAGTTACTATCCTAAATATGCATCCAGGGTTAGGAAATTGCTACCCACAGTTCAGGTATGGCCGAGGGGTTGTTCATTATTAATTCCTGGATTCACTGATGGTGATAGGGCCGTTTATCTGGCATATTACATGGGTGCTAGGGAAATTAGAATTTATGGATTTAATTCAAGTAGAGTTGTGAAGAGGAATGATGAAATAAAAAGAGTAAAGCTGAAAATAGCTGAGGCATTAATTAATAGAGTCTTACAAAAGGCTAGGGGTAATACCGTGATTAAACTACTTTAA
- a CDS encoding 30S ribosomal protein S4e, with translation MPRRHLRRYQAPEWWPVSTKEATWVVRPSPGPHPLSKSLPLAILVRDVLRYTKTLREARYVVGNGLIKVDGEIRRDYKYPVGLMDIIEIIPTNEVYRMVPHPTKFLWPVPISQEEAKYKLCRIENKTMVKGGQIQLNLHDGRNLQLPYEEGSKYETLGSVLIDISENKILDYVKLELGSLGLIVDGKNVGYYGKITEIIQTYRKRGSTAKIMTGDGKEVRTIIDYLFVVGKEKPLVTIAQLQEAPTPQ, from the coding sequence ATGCCCAGGAGACATCTTAGGCGTTATCAAGCACCTGAGTGGTGGCCAGTATCAACCAAGGAGGCCACTTGGGTTGTTAGACCAAGCCCTGGACCTCACCCACTATCCAAATCATTGCCACTAGCCATATTAGTTAGGGACGTGCTCAGGTACACGAAGACCCTTAGGGAGGCAAGGTACGTAGTTGGTAATGGTTTGATAAAGGTTGATGGAGAAATTAGGAGAGATTATAAATACCCAGTTGGCTTAATGGACATTATTGAGATTATACCAACGAATGAGGTTTACCGAATGGTTCCACACCCAACCAAGTTCCTGTGGCCAGTACCAATAAGTCAGGAAGAAGCCAAGTATAAGCTTTGTAGGATTGAGAACAAGACAATGGTTAAGGGTGGGCAGATACAGCTTAATTTACATGATGGCAGAAACCTACAGCTACCTTATGAAGAGGGGAGTAAGTACGAGACGCTTGGCTCGGTATTAATAGATATAAGTGAGAATAAGATCCTAGACTACGTAAAACTAGAACTAGGCTCCCTGGGGCTCATAGTTGATGGTAAGAACGTGGGCTATTATGGTAAGATAACTGAAATAATACAAACATACAGGAAGAGGGGGTCTACGGCAAAGATTATGACAGGCGATGGCAAAGAAGTTAGGACAATAATTGATTATTTGTTTGTGGTGGGTAAGGAAAAGCCCTTAGTAACAATAGCCCAGTTACAGGAGGCACCAACACCACAGTGA
- a CDS encoding DMT family transporter — protein sequence MRKSLFIGYLLVYVFSASVNYFFVKFGLKYATPLGYMAIRYAIAGSLLAIATMTINGKYYLILNRDLALLSLFSSLSSALWAYGLLYIDPGSSAIFGYTMPLFAIPLSILLIREKPRTLNVVGSLVGFVGVIIYGVSSIMKGVSLVGALLTIMNAVFWALYSIYFKKLGNNNGLIVVSNMFIIGSLILAVMGILVDGLRTFTGIEWVPGFVSNLLGTSVIGGVVLFLVWYLLVNTVGVANSTPYIFTVPALTLALNYFIMGIQPTLPEIIGSAIMFMGIYLASI from the coding sequence ATGAGAAAATCACTATTCATTGGTTACCTGTTGGTTTACGTATTCTCGGCATCGGTTAACTACTTCTTCGTCAAATTCGGATTGAAGTATGCAACACCATTGGGTTACATGGCAATTAGGTACGCCATAGCCGGGTCCCTGCTGGCCATAGCCACCATGACGATTAATGGGAAATACTACCTTATATTGAACAGGGACCTAGCACTACTAAGCCTATTCTCATCATTAAGCTCGGCACTTTGGGCATATGGGCTACTCTACATTGATCCGGGTTCCTCAGCCATCTTCGGTTACACAATGCCCCTATTCGCAATACCATTATCGATACTACTGATTCGTGAGAAGCCAAGGACCCTTAATGTGGTTGGTTCGTTAGTCGGGTTCGTCGGGGTCATCATCTACGGCGTTTCATCGATAATGAAGGGGGTGTCCCTAGTTGGTGCATTACTTACTATCATGAACGCCGTATTTTGGGCCCTATATAGCATATACTTCAAGAAGTTAGGTAATAATAATGGCCTTATTGTGGTGTCAAACATGTTCATAATAGGTTCATTAATACTCGCCGTAATGGGGATTCTCGTTGATGGGTTAAGGACATTCACGGGTATTGAGTGGGTTCCTGGGTTCGTTAGTAATCTACTGGGTACCTCAGTTATTGGTGGCGTGGTCCTATTCCTGGTCTGGTACTTGCTTGTTAACACAGTTGGTGTTGCCAATTCAACACCATACATATTCACGGTACCAGCATTGACATTGGCACTTAATTACTTCATAATGGGTATTCAACCCACATTGCCCGAGATCATTGGCTCAGCAATAATGTTCATGGGAATATACCTAGCTTCAATCTAG
- a CDS encoding class I SAM-dependent methyltransferase has translation MHYYDKEPVFKEMRVRRIRDMVRGMPLNFVSAPSVFSGEYIDAGTRLLAENMVIMNDWDVLDMGCGYGVLGIVAAKLAPRGRVVMVDTNKLAVKLAAINIRINNVDNAEVRWGDLYGAVQGERFNTVISNPPITAGLEVNRRLIIGAREHLKPGGLLQIVIPKKLRSRFEEILYGNYDIVERLAKSGNYIAYVAKVMDYPPDLMPKSHHA, from the coding sequence ATGCATTATTATGATAAGGAGCCCGTCTTTAAGGAAATGAGGGTTAGAAGGATTAGAGACATGGTTAGGGGGATGCCCTTGAACTTCGTGTCGGCACCCAGCGTATTCTCGGGCGAGTACATAGATGCCGGTACTAGATTGTTGGCGGAGAACATGGTGATAATGAATGATTGGGATGTATTAGACATGGGTTGCGGCTATGGGGTTCTTGGCATAGTGGCCGCCAAGTTAGCGCCAAGGGGTAGGGTCGTCATGGTGGATACCAATAAGCTCGCGGTTAAGTTGGCAGCCATTAACATTAGGATTAATAATGTGGACAATGCCGAGGTACGCTGGGGCGACCTATACGGCGCCGTTCAGGGTGAGAGGTTTAATACAGTAATATCGAATCCACCAATAACCGCCGGCCTTGAGGTGAATAGAAGATTAATAATTGGAGCAAGGGAACACCTAAAGCCCGGTGGACTCCTACAAATAGTGATCCCCAAGAAACTTAGGTCAAGGTTTGAGGAGATCCTATATGGGAATTACGACATTGTGGAGAGACTGGCCAAGTCAGGTAATTACATAGCCTACGTAGCCAAGGTAATGGACTACCCACCGGATCTCATGCCTAAGTCCCATCATGCGTAA
- a CDS encoding M1 family aminopeptidase — MHINHLVVGSFVSFDKAGYLIGRYFVQPYYSPQFPRYYGYALRHIRAQLRIRAEDRAVEGSGEYTVDVPQGRGFMELDAAEMRIISVRVDGQDAKFEYDGRALRIYINPGSHIVQVNYETKPRKGLYFVLPDEYYRDRVPMVWTQGESEDNHYWIPMPDYPNVKFTSELLIIVPKHWTAISNGVLVETRDLGNEVLWHWKLDKPHSAYLVALAAGEFEAVREDCNEITIEHYVPRGYSDRARFSFYRTCDMVKFYSEYTGVKYPWPNYKHVAVSEFIYGGMENTTITIVTDTTLHDEHAHCPGSKFPCQGVEDFSSDGLVAHELAHQWFGDFVTTKDWANIWLNESFATYFEALYMEHAKGRDEFLYELYQNLRNYLNEYGNRYARPIVTRLYKDPEEMFDRHTYEKGSLVLHTLRNLLSDETFRKGINLYLTRHAHGNADTEDLRKALEEVSGQPLDWFFTQFVYSSGHPVIKYSWSYDPGNKFIKLSISQAQGDDSYPIYRLPLEFEIKYSSGEVEIFRFELNERETTIYIPASERPQYVCLDPQFKVGVKSVSSDKGVEEAIAELGSENLMCRLEAIDALTKDGSARAVEGLSKALMGDPFWGVRAEAARALGKIGTEYALKALLNALNNERHPRVRQVIAEALGNFKGNGNVANVLMSILEDASESYYARSKAAQSLGKLGILDYGKSLIKALDYPSHNYVITQGALQGLSELGTDEAIDTLVKYTELGKPTLVRMVATQSLGKFVGVRRVYDRIRELLRDPYYRVRYAAVAAVESSLDPRFLDILDDLASRDLDGRIRRYARDVARKIREQMQRGVEYARLREEIERIREEQRRIMDRLGRVETKYG; from the coding sequence ATGCATATTAATCATTTAGTGGTGGGGTCTTTTGTGTCATTCGACAAGGCAGGTTACCTGATTGGTAGGTATTTCGTGCAGCCATACTATAGTCCCCAATTTCCCAGGTACTATGGCTACGCACTTCGGCACATAAGGGCACAGTTAAGGATAAGGGCTGAAGACAGAGCCGTAGAGGGATCAGGTGAGTACACAGTTGATGTACCACAGGGCAGGGGGTTCATGGAGCTCGACGCTGCGGAAATGAGGATAATATCAGTCAGGGTTGATGGGCAGGACGCGAAGTTTGAGTATGACGGGAGGGCACTGAGGATTTACATTAATCCAGGGAGTCACATTGTCCAGGTTAATTATGAAACCAAGCCAAGAAAGGGCCTCTACTTTGTGCTACCTGACGAGTATTACAGGGATAGGGTTCCCATGGTTTGGACACAGGGCGAGAGCGAAGACAACCACTACTGGATACCAATGCCAGACTACCCAAATGTCAAATTCACGAGTGAGTTATTGATTATAGTTCCGAAGCACTGGACAGCAATATCCAACGGAGTCCTAGTGGAGACGAGGGACCTAGGTAATGAAGTATTGTGGCACTGGAAATTGGATAAACCTCACTCGGCTTATCTGGTGGCTCTTGCGGCAGGTGAGTTTGAGGCCGTTAGGGAGGATTGCAATGAAATAACTATTGAGCATTACGTACCTAGGGGATACAGCGATAGGGCCAGGTTTAGCTTCTACAGGACATGTGACATGGTCAAGTTTTATAGCGAGTACACGGGTGTTAAGTACCCATGGCCTAACTACAAGCATGTTGCCGTTAGTGAATTCATCTATGGCGGTATGGAGAACACGACCATTACAATAGTAACAGATACAACGCTGCATGATGAACATGCCCATTGCCCTGGTTCGAAGTTCCCATGCCAAGGAGTTGAGGACTTCTCATCAGATGGCCTGGTTGCCCATGAACTAGCGCATCAGTGGTTTGGTGACTTTGTAACGACTAAGGATTGGGCCAATATCTGGCTTAATGAGTCCTTTGCCACGTACTTTGAGGCCCTCTACATGGAACATGCAAAGGGGCGCGATGAGTTCCTTTATGAACTGTATCAAAACCTTAGGAACTACCTCAATGAGTATGGCAATAGGTATGCGAGGCCAATAGTCACGAGGCTGTATAAAGACCCTGAGGAGATGTTCGATAGGCATACATACGAGAAGGGAAGCCTAGTCCTTCACACACTCCGTAATCTACTCAGCGATGAAACCTTTAGAAAGGGCATAAACCTATACCTAACCAGGCACGCCCATGGTAATGCGGATACAGAGGACCTTAGGAAGGCCCTTGAGGAGGTTTCCGGGCAACCACTCGACTGGTTCTTCACGCAATTCGTCTACTCATCTGGCCACCCAGTCATTAAGTATTCCTGGAGTTACGACCCAGGTAATAAATTCATCAAATTGAGTATTAGCCAAGCCCAGGGTGATGACTCATACCCAATCTATAGGCTACCCCTCGAGTTCGAGATTAAATACTCAAGCGGTGAGGTCGAGATATTTAGGTTCGAATTGAATGAGAGGGAGACCACGATATACATACCGGCCAGCGAGAGGCCGCAATACGTGTGCCTAGATCCTCAGTTTAAGGTGGGTGTCAAGTCCGTGAGTAGTGACAAGGGTGTTGAGGAGGCCATCGCTGAATTAGGCAGCGAAAACCTAATGTGTAGGCTTGAGGCTATTGATGCGTTAACCAAGGATGGTAGTGCCAGGGCTGTTGAGGGGTTGAGCAAGGCATTGATGGGCGACCCATTCTGGGGCGTCAGGGCTGAGGCAGCCAGGGCGCTCGGTAAAATAGGTACGGAGTACGCACTCAAGGCGTTACTCAACGCATTGAATAATGAGAGGCACCCAAGGGTTAGGCAAGTCATTGCAGAGGCTCTGGGTAATTTTAAGGGTAATGGGAATGTGGCTAATGTCCTTATGTCAATCCTTGAGGATGCATCCGAGAGTTATTACGCCAGGTCAAAGGCAGCTCAATCACTTGGTAAGTTGGGAATACTTGACTATGGCAAGAGCCTCATTAAAGCCCTTGATTACCCAAGCCATAACTACGTAATAACCCAGGGTGCACTGCAGGGGCTTTCTGAACTAGGTACTGACGAAGCGATCGACACGCTGGTTAAGTATACAGAGCTTGGTAAACCAACCCTTGTTAGGATGGTCGCGACGCAGTCCCTGGGTAAGTTTGTGGGTGTTAGGAGGGTTTATGATAGGATTAGGGAGTTGCTTAGGGACCCGTATTACAGAGTGAGGTATGCTGCCGTAGCGGCCGTGGAGAGTTCTCTTGACCCGAGGTTCCTGGATATACTCGATGACTTGGCCAGTAGGGACTTGGATGGCCGTATTAGGCGTTATGCGAGGGATGTTGCCAGGAAGATTAGGGAGCAGATGCAGAGGGGTGTTGAGTATGCAAGATTGAGGGAGGAGATTGAGAGGATTAGGGAGGAGCAGAGGAGAATCATGGATAGGTTGGGCAGGGTGGAGACAAAGTATGGCTAA
- a CDS encoding sulfurtransferase TusA family protein — MRVGELTVDLRNIGCPYGSTLAIQHFRDAPVGSVITFVLDDEECFLTLKRLFPLLGQRIVKSETQDRVYKLSVLKLRLL, encoded by the coding sequence GTGAGGGTTGGTGAATTAACAGTTGATTTGCGTAACATTGGTTGTCCATACGGTAGTACATTAGCCATACAGCACTTTCGTGATGCACCAGTGGGTTCCGTAATAACCTTCGTGCTTGATGACGAGGAGTGCTTCCTAACACTGAAAAGACTGTTCCCATTACTGGGACAGAGGATTGTGAAGAGCGAGACCCAGGACAGAGTATATAAATTATCAGTACTCAAGCTTAGGTTACTGTAG